Below is a genomic region from Scytonema millei VB511283.
CCTGGGTTTGATAATGCTGCTTGAGGCTGGGGTTGCTGAGAATTTGCAAAATTCCTGTTGCCAGTGCTTCTGGATCTCCAGCAGCTACCATCATTCCGTGCTTGCCATATTCGATCAAATCCTTCGAGCCACCTGGGGCATCGTTGACAACAACAGCCGCACCACAAGCCATTGCTTCTTGTAAAGCGATCGGGCAACCTTCCCAAGCTGATGCGAGTACGAATACGTCACAGGCAGACATGTATCTGTAAGGGTTGCGATCGTATCCCGGCATCGCCACGCAATCTTCGATTTGGAGTTCGTAGCACAGGGTTTCTAGTTGCGATCGCAAGGGTCCTTCACCCAAAATCAACAGTCTGGCAGGCTGAATCTTGACAACGCGGGCAAAAGCACGTAGCAATACATCGAGTTGTTTTTGCTTGGCTAGACGAGCTACGGTAACGATGGTTGGTGTTTCCGAGTCTAAAAACCAGGGGTGATCGGTTGGTTTTTTCGCTAGTTGTTGCACGCGATCGAGGTCGATGGGGTTGAAAATCACCCGCATCGGAATGCGCGGTGGTACTTTAATAGTTTCAACTAAGTCAGCGATCGTATCTTGAGAAACGGCAATTAAGCCATCACCATAGGGATACGTGTACCGCATTAGCGTTGGTAGAGATTGCAAATGCAGTTTATCTTGATGCTCGATGCCTGTTTCTAAGCTAATAATATTGTGTTCGCCAATAATAATTTTGCTATCAATTCCTGATAAGTACCTTGCCCAAATTGCCGTAACATTAAAATACCAAGGCATTGGAAAGATAACATCTGGTTTACTTTGTTTAAGATAGCGAATAGTTGGTAGTAGAGAAAAAGCCGTGCGTCGAGTATTAAGAGTAACTATATTAATGTCTGGATATTGGTCTTTTTCTGCTTGAGTTGCTTTTAAAACCACAAACTCACAATCGATTCCTAACTCCTGAAAGCCGCGAGAGAGGGCAGTTCCTAAACTAGTGAACGCACCACCTCCAATGTCATGCGTCAGGATAGCAACTTTTTTCATAGTCATAAATTTCAATTATTTAAAACTAAATTGGTCACCTGAGCTAAGCATTTTGATGCTGCTTCTGGAGTATATTGAGACATGATTTGTTGCGATTTTTTACCCATGTTCTCGATCGCAGTCGGGCGATCGATAAACTGACGCATAAGTTCGGCTAGTTTTTCCGGCTGATTGGGGTCAAATACATAGCCATTCTCACCATTCACTATGAGTTCTGACGTTCCCGCACCTGTGGAACATAAAACTGGTTTACCTAGTAGCATTGCCTCTAGTACCACTACGCCCCATGTATCTTCTAGAGTCGGTAGAACGAAGACATCAGCATTACGAAAATAAGCACTGATGAGGTTGTAATCTACTCTACCTACCCACTGTATGCAGTCAGTCAGATGATACTCTTGAGCGAATTTTTCTAGTTCTTCTTGTTGCGATCCATTGCCTACAACTTGTAATGTGTATTCTCGATATCCTTGTTGGTGAAGAATCTTGCAGGCTTCTAGCAGTATCTGCAAGCCTTTTCTGGGAATAATATGCCCGACGAAAAGAAAAACTGGTCGCTGGAGTTGAGAATTATCTAACTCAATATTTTCTTGAATTGCTAAGGTTTTGGTATCGGGAATTTCGTAAGGCTGAACGAAAACGCGGCTGTCTTTAGCGTTAAGAATATCTACTAAATACGCTTTTCCAGCATGACTGTTGGTAATGCAAGCATCAGCAAGCTTGACCATTAGTCGTCGAATTAATAAACGTAATGCTGAATTGCGATAGTCTACACCAGGCGAACTACCTTCATAGGCAATGATGACTCGCCACCAACAAAGCGGTTTTAATAGAAGTGCCAGAATGGTCCAAATGCCAAAAGAACTAGAAAAGATGGCATGAGGTCTAAGCCGCAGCAAGTGGAAAATAATCCTGGGAGACAGATATGTAAAATTAGAGCCATAACCTGTCGTCTCTCGCGCCGTTTCTAGCACCTGAAATTTGCCGACAACTTCTACTACAAATGAGTTCTCGAACCCTCGTGCAAACCCAGGAAAAAGTCCGGTAAATACTTTTGTTTGAGGAAATATCTGGGTAAATTGACCGATTGCTGGCTGCCAATAAAACCACGCAACAGGTAACAACCACGCAATACGAAAATTCTGATTACGATCCACCTAAGGATACCTCTAGAAATACAAATATCAACTGCACAATGCAGCCGGATAAAATGACTACCTAGCTGATTTTAATAACTTTGAATAATATCTTTGAATCTGTCTCTGATGGCATTCGTAAAGATGTCATCAGAAGATAAGACTTAAAAATATATTTATAATGTAACTATCTTTACAGCGATCGGCTTGTTTTTTTAGCGCTCGGCACTATCTCTTTACGCAAAATTTGAATTCTACGAGAATACACGTACGTTTTTTAAAGGAAAGGTAAAAATTTGAATCATGTCATGTACTGAACACTGGTGGCGATCGCAAGCTAGTCAATTGTTGCGTGTATTTGGTTTAAGTATTCCAGTTAATAAAACGCGCGTAAATATATGCAACTAACTCATTGATCGTTTTGCGCACGCCTGCACTGTAGCGCCACCAGTATTTCGGATCGTAATCGATGGGTGGCATGGCAATAATACCAACTTTAGTATTTGTTGCAGCTAGTGCTTGACGATACAGCAACCAGCTTCTTCTAGCATGTAAATCTAGTGTAAGTAAATCGATCGATTTTATTGGTATATTTGCCTTTTCTAACCATTGTTTAAAAGCAATAGCAGAAGCATAAGTTCGGTCTTTACGTACTTCTGGTGTCGGGACGGAAACGATTTTTTCAGGCTCTAATCCCAAGGTTTTTAAGGTTGCTGCCGCTAGCTCAGCATAATTTTTATACTCAGCCAAATAGCATCCTCTTTCGATGGGAATACCTGTAGTCACGATTTGGCGATAGGAACCGCGTCTAAATCTATTCAGCGCTTCTTTAACTGCATAATCTGGCAGCCATCCTTCAATGACCAAAACTTCAGCGTTAATTGGTTGATTGACCGCTAGAAATGATGGTAAGTTGCTAATACCGATAGTTAATAAACTTAGAGTTAATAAAACCAGAAATATCCATCCCCATACCGTAGGGAGCCATATTTCTTGTCGTCGAATGAGAGTGATATTTAGTAGTTTGAATTGCGATCGCTTTTTAGCAGCCATTAAAAATGTAGTTTTGCATAGCTTAGGGTGTAGAATCTACTTTAAACCAAAATTCGATTTCAGTAGGATTGGGCGAATAGAATTCGCGACTACACAAACAAAGTTCGCCTGCGCGAACTATAAGAAAGTTAACGATTTTTACGTTGATGTTGTGGTTTTACTAGTGTAAAGTTACTTTTACTGACTATCTACTGTTGCTGTCTTTTGTGCTTTTAAATAAGCAAACACAGATTTATCACCAATATCAGGTGGAATTGGTTGTACTGCCTTACGAATGGCAAAGACAACGAATAGTACAGCCCACGTACCAAGCATAATTTGTTCCCACTGGAGCGGTAAAATACCGCTTAAATGTCCTAACAATAAAATTGGTACTAGAGGTGTCAGAAATTTGGTTTCAAACCGATTAAAACAAAATGCTTCTTTAAAGTAAATTCCTGTTAGCGCTGCAAAAATAAACCCAACACCTAATAAAGTTACTGGATGTTCGTAAACTGTGACAGCTAGCGGCGTGCTATTGGTAAATGCGATCGCGACTGCGGCGATCGTTCCGATCGCCCAAAATATTTGTAGTACACGATGCAGTACTGCCAAGTATATATGAATAGTTAGCAAGCTAACACCCAATGCACCGCAAAAACAGAAAAATAGGGGTGTGAGTGCTGAAAAAACACTGGGCTGAGGGTTCAACAGAACTAGAGTGCTACTAATGGCAAAGCTAAGGGCGGCGATCGCTAAGCCAGTCCGATAGACAATCACACCGAGGCGATCGCTTTTGTCGATTGTAAACTCACCAAACTGACCTTGATATGTTTCGGATACTATTTGTTGAGTCATAACTTACCTCTCACTAATAACCACTTCTACTCTATCTCCCCAATGCTGCTGCAATTGTAACTGGGCATTGCCGCAATTGATGGCAATTTCTACCCAGCCATGACTACCAATTAAGGCGAGTGCCTCTCTAGGAGAGACGTTGCTGTAGGTTTGACACCCTGGGACGATTCGTTCGCCTAATCGTACTGTCCAAGTTTGATTTTCCACGTCGCTACCAGGAATATTAGTGACTAAATTGCCAAAGCGATCGATATATTGGATGCAACCAATTATTTCTGTAGAAGTATAGATTAACTGGGGTAAGTCTAACTGTAGTAGCGTAGCAAGATCGATTGCTTTTCCCAATTCTCTTAAGGGAACTCCACTCGCAAGATGCGCCCCTACTGGGGCAAAAATATCTCGTCCGTGAAAAGTCTTTGAGAGTTGAGGAGTACGCCAGTATTGAGAGTGAGTCAGTTCTACTGCGGCGATCGCAGGGCTTTGACTCAATATGCCGCTAAAAATTCCGTTATCCGGTCCCACTAAGAATCCATGCTCGAATTCTATGGCGATCGCGCGTCTATTGCTACCTACCCCAGGATCGACTACAGCCACATGCACGGTTCCATGTGGAAAATAGCGATAGGCATCCATTAAGCAAAATCTAGCCGCAGCGAGATGTTGGGGCGGGATCTCGTGGGTAATATCGATAACTGTCAGGCTGGGGTTGACTTGGGCGATCGCGCCTTTCATGACTCCTACATACACGTCACTGAAGCCAAAATCACTGGTTAAAGTCAAAATCCGGTTTGAATTCATCTGTATTACAGGCATTCACTAGAATATGTCTTAAAAATGTTTAAATTTATTTCTGTAGCTATTGTTACTGAAAAATCGGTATGTTAGGATAAGTCAACATAAACAAGATAAGTAAAAATAATGTTCTCTATGAGCAGAAATAAACAACAAGCTGTAAAACAAGCTGCCGAAGCTCACCGTCAGAATATTCAAAAAAGTCTACAACATCGTCTGGATGTTGCTAGAGCTAGCGGAGATGAGAATCTCATCCGCCAGCTAGAAGCAGAAATGAGATACTTCAACTGAAGCTGTACTAAAGCTTTGTGCCACTAACTTGATAAATTACAAACAACAGATAAAATACTGACATTCGCGGGATGCATCTCAAGTGCATCCTTTTTGTTTTCATATCCTTTGTTTGACTATCCGCGCGATCGCACTCAGAAGGCTGAGCATCAATTGGGAATAGCTATACTGGTTGGTTAAAGTTCCTACTCAAACACCAACTTCACCGAGGATATGCCTATGCAAGCGGATCTATTAGCCGTGATGACAGACGTATGGCACGTACTAACTAAAAATAATCGTTGGATGAGCTGGAATTTGTTTCTAGCTTTTGTTCCTTTAACTTTGAGTGCGTGGCTGTTTCTCAGAGGAAGCCAAAAACGGCGTTGGCTATTCTGTTTATTATTTATAGATTTGTTGACTTTCTTACCAAGTGTGCGTCATGTTTTCACTAATGTATTACATTTCAGTACGAGTATCGTTACATCTGAGCTAATATGGTTCGTACCCTTAGTTTGTATTCCTTTATATCTATTATTTATCTCATCCGGTAGAGAGCATTGGCAAACTTTTAACTGGTCAATTTTATTTTTAGTATTTTATGCTTTTTTGCCGAACGCACCGTATGTTCTAACTGATATCATTCATTTATATCGAGATATTAGAGATATTCACTCAGTCTGGCTAATTACTTTGGTTCTTATACCAGTATATGTATTATTTATGGGAGCTGGATTTGAGGCATACGTACTATCATTAATTAATCTAGGTTCTTATTTACAAAGAATTGGTAAAAGTACGTGGATTTTGGGGGCAGAACTCATCACTCACGCTTTGTGTGCGGTAGGAGTCTATTTAGGTAGATTTTTGCGGTTTAATAGTTGGGATTTCATCACCCAACCCGATATTCTCCTTACTGCTGTGGTTGAAGATTTATTTGGCAAACGTCCAGTTGTCATTATGATTGTTACCTTCGCAGTTATTACTGGTTTGTACTGGCTGATGAAGCAGGTTACGCTTAGAATTATGGGAAGAAATCGTCTAGAAGCTATTTCTACGGGGGAAAAGGACAAGGTTGATTTATTGTAAAGTAGAGACGCAAAATCTTACGTCTCTATTGCTTTTACACTCTATTACTTTTATGCTTTTACACTCTATTCCTTTTACAAAGGTACTAATTCGGGAAAATGTAGTAATAGTTGATCGTTCGTCAGTTCTTCGCCAAATTGAGCGGGAGAAAACTGAACTTGAATTGCCCACAATCTTTTTTGATAGTGCAGATTAATCAGGGCTTTCAATCCAGCCTTCATCGCATTTATATCTGCCAGATTAGTTTCTAATTCTGGCACTTCTCCGTCATAAACCACGCTTAGCATGACGACTAAGTTACGAGTAACGGGCAAGGAAAAAGATTCATCTGTAGTAGCGGGTGAACTTAAATCTGGTTCGCTTAAGTAACGTTGGGCAGAATCGGTAAATAATTCGTTGAAATAGTCGCTGGCTGCACCTTCATCCCAAAACACATCGCCTTCGTTTGCCCCAGAAAGCCAATACTCGTCATATTGCAGCAAGCTTTGACAAATTTCTGCCAAACCTTCGCCTACAACTTCAATATCGCCATCAGCGTCTATGGCTTCCCTTGCCTGACGGTTGAGAATTCCTAATAGCGGTGCTACTTCTTGCCCTGCAAGATGGAGAAATATCCGACAGCCAACAAACCGAGTCCGCCCTGACATCCGGTTAATCCGATCGCGCCATGAACTCATAATCTTCCCTCCATATCCTCTTACTCAATTTATCGCGCTCTCACAAATCTTTCTCCCCCTCGATCGCTAGATTTAAGGGAATGACGGTAAGATCGGAAGCAATACTTTTCGGTTAAGACTCGATCCCCCCAACCCCCCGATGAATTGGGGGGCTAAGAATGGTATTGTTTCCCCCTTTTTAAGGGGGATTAAGGGGGATCTCGAAGGGCTATGCATCATAACCAAGAAGTATTGAGATTGGAAGCAAAATTGTCAAGTCATGAATATCGGTATTATCGGACTAGGGTTGATTGGTGGCTCGTTGGGCTTAGACTGGCGATCGCAAGGACACAAAGTTTTCGGTGTCAGTCGGCGCGAATCCACTTGCGCGCAAGCGATCGCTTGTGGTGCTGTGGATACGGCTAGCGCCGATCTTACCAGTCTCAAAACCGCAGAAGTTATTTTTATCTGCACTCCTTTGGCAGCAATTCGCCCTACCGTAGAACAACTGATTCCCCACATAGATCCAGCAACAGTTTTAACCGATGTCGGTTCGGTAAAAGCCCCAATAGTAGACGCGATCGCCCCCTTGTGGCAGAATTTTGTGGGCGGACACCCAATGGCTGGAAAAACTGAGAGTGGGATTGAAGTTGCCCAAACAGGACTGTTTATCGGTAAGCCTTATGCGATCGCCGCGATTGATACTACACCACCAAAAGCCGTACAGGTTGTCGAGCAATTAGCGCGATCGCTCCAAGCTACTATTTATCATTGTCATCCAGCCGATCACGATCGCGCCGTCAGTTGGATTTCTCATTTACCAGTCATGGTTAGCGCCAGTTTAATTGCTGTTTGTGCAAGCGAACCTAACCCAGCAGTTCTGGAATTAGCTCAACAACTCGCTAGTTCTGGATTTCGCGATACGAGTCGCGTTGGAGGTGGGAATCCTGAATTAGGAGTGATGATGGCGCGGTACAATCGCCCAGAGTTGTTGCGATCGCTACAACAATACCGCGATCGATTAGATGAAATCGCGCAATTAATTGTACGAGAAGATTGGCAAGCTTTGGAACAGCAATTAAATTCAACTCAGCTAGATAGAACGAAGTTTCTTCGAGAGTAGCGACATACTTTTTAGTTGTGAGATTTTAGGTGAGATTTTAGTCAATTTTAGCCGATTCACCAATTGCACTAGCAATTCCACACTCTCTCAACAGGGAGGTGAATTTTATTTCATCTCTATATTTATTACTAATTTCTACTCATTAATGCCAACTTGTATCGGCTCGGAAGCTATAGAAAGTACTAGGCGGGACAAGCATTAGCAGAAATTCGGCAGCGATCGCAAATAGTTTCAGTCGATTGCTAAAAGCTCAACGGTAGATTGCAGGTTGCGATTATATTGTATTTCTAAGAATATTTATATAGCTATATAAATATAAATCGCTACGTGGATTCTCGAAAATGCAGGAACATAAAAAGAGGGTAGGAGGTCTTAAATTTGGGAATGCTTTATCTCCCATCTTCTGTATTCTTAATTTAGTAATTTATGTATATTGCGACACTGAAATTTACAGATAAATAATAGTAGATCTAAGGTTTATAACTCGTAGTGAAAAGTTATAAATCTACCTAGTATGTTTACATAGCTTAATGATATAGTGAGTATTTGTACTGCTGAGGGTAACTTCAATGCTAGACCCTGCTTTATGCGCTCGTCCTCTGAGCCAGTGGCTTGTCTTGAAGTCCACGCTTTCCCACTGGCTGATGACTCCCGTACTGGTTGTCATACCGCTAACAGCTTTTATTCTGCTAATCAAGTTTTTTCCCACATGGCGTTGGAAGCGTTACATGTTGGTGATGGGAAGTTTATCGTTAGTAGCTTACTTTCTTGCTAGTTTTCCGGCTACAGTGGCGATCGCCAGTAAGGGATTGATTGCTTTTTTACCTGAAGATCCAGGGAGAAAAGCGGACGCGATCGTGATTTTAGGTCGCGGTGCGTATATGAGAAAGTCTAGGGTAGAGGTTGCGACTGAACTGTGGAAAAGCAAACGCGCTCCCCTAATCTTTGCGAGTGGTGCAGGGGATGGGGCAGATATTGTGAAAATGCTCAAAACGGAAGGAGTCCCCAAGTCAGTATTGAAAGCCGAAAGTTGTTCTCAGACAACAGAAGAGAACGCACTATTTACAGCGGCGATGCTGCAACCACTGGGAGTGAAGCGAATTGTTTTGATCACGGACTCGCCACATATGATGCGATCGCTATTAACGTTTCGCAGTCTGGGGTTCACCGTTTTTCCCCGTCCTACTCCTTTGCCTGCAAACTTGCCACCCACAAGAAGGGCAATGATGATCTTCTACGAATACATGGGTTTATTTAACTATGGTATCAAAGGGTACTGGCAGCCTCAGAATGCACAAATAGAGCAAAACCCGTACATAGCTCAACAGCAAGCAGCAAATGGTTGACAGTTATCAGTTAAGAGTGGCTAGTGGCTAGTGGAACCAGTAGTAAATGGGTGTGGGGAATGCGTGAATGCGTGAATGCGTGAATTTTGAATTGTTTTGCTCCCTCAGCAACCTTGCGCTCCCTCCGCTCCCTCCGCTCTCTTCTCCCCTACTCCCTGCTCCCTTCATAAATAGGCAACTGTACCGTTAATGTTGTCCCCATACCCTCACCGTGGCTCTCTGCCCGGATTGTACCGCCATGTAGCTCGACTAATTGACGAGCGATCGCTAAACCAAGTCCTAAACCGCCGTAGGCACGAGTCATGCTACTATCTGCCTGTCGAAAATATTCAAATATGTAAGGGAGAAAATCTGCACTAATGCCTTTACCTGTATCGATGACTTGAATTTGGGTGTAGTTGGTAGTTGGTAGTTGGTTGACGGTAGACGCTGGCGCTACACTGCGTGAAGACGGTTGACGGTTGACAGTTAACGGTTGTTGCTCCCTCCGCTCCCTCAGCTCTCTGACTCTGCTCCCTGCACCGAAGCGCTCCCTGTCTTCCTTGTCTTCCTTGTCTTCCTTGTCTCCCTCAGCTCCCTCAGCTCTCTTCTCCCCCCTGCTCCCTGCACCGAAGCGCTCCCTGCTCCCTACTTCTGTAAGCGAGATCTCTATCTGTCCCCCAGATGGAGTAAATTTTACTGCGTTAGAAAGTAGATTCCATACGACTTGCTGGAGGCGGCTGCTATCAC
It encodes:
- a CDS encoding glycosyltransferase produces the protein MTMKKVAILTHDIGGGAFTSLGTALSRGFQELGIDCEFVVLKATQAEKDQYPDINIVTLNTRRTAFSLLPTIRYLKQSKPDVIFPMPWYFNVTAIWARYLSGIDSKIIIGEHNIISLETGIEHQDKLHLQSLPTLMRYTYPYGDGLIAVSQDTIADLVETIKVPPRIPMRVIFNPIDLDRVQQLAKKPTDHPWFLDSETPTIVTVARLAKQKQLDVLLRAFARVVKIQPARLLILGEGPLRSQLETLCYELQIEDCVAMPGYDRNPYRYMSACDVFVLASAWEGCPIALQEAMACGAAVVVNDAPGGSKDLIEYGKHGMMVAAGDPEALATGILQILSNPSLKQHYQTQARKRARDFQYLKIAQQYLDFSTTGLVRQEVLCR
- a CDS encoding glycosyltransferase family 4 protein; the encoded protein is MDRNQNFRIAWLLPVAWFYWQPAIGQFTQIFPQTKVFTGLFPGFARGFENSFVVEVVGKFQVLETARETTGYGSNFTYLSPRIIFHLLRLRPHAIFSSSFGIWTILALLLKPLCWWRVIIAYEGSSPGVDYRNSALRLLIRRLMVKLADACITNSHAGKAYLVDILNAKDSRVFVQPYEIPDTKTLAIQENIELDNSQLQRPVFLFVGHIIPRKGLQILLEACKILHQQGYREYTLQVVGNGSQQEELEKFAQEYHLTDCIQWVGRVDYNLISAYFRNADVFVLPTLEDTWGVVVLEAMLLGKPVLCSTGAGTSELIVNGENGYVFDPNQPEKLAELMRQFIDRPTAIENMGKKSQQIMSQYTPEAASKCLAQVTNLVLNN
- a CDS encoding ElyC/SanA/YdcF family protein, with the translated sequence MAAKKRSQFKLLNITLIRRQEIWLPTVWGWIFLVLLTLSLLTIGISNLPSFLAVNQPINAEVLVIEGWLPDYAVKEALNRFRRGSYRQIVTTGIPIERGCYLAEYKNYAELAAATLKTLGLEPEKIVSVPTPEVRKDRTYASAIAFKQWLEKANIPIKSIDLLTLDLHARRSWLLYRQALAATNTKVGIIAMPPIDYDPKYWWRYSAGVRKTINELVAYIYARFINWNT
- a CDS encoding DUF2301 domain-containing membrane protein; the encoded protein is MTQQIVSETYQGQFGEFTIDKSDRLGVIVYRTGLAIAALSFAISSTLVLLNPQPSVFSALTPLFFCFCGALGVSLLTIHIYLAVLHRVLQIFWAIGTIAAVAIAFTNSTPLAVTVYEHPVTLLGVGFIFAALTGIYFKEAFCFNRFETKFLTPLVPILLLGHLSGILPLQWEQIMLGTWAVLFVVFAIRKAVQPIPPDIGDKSVFAYLKAQKTATVDSQ
- a CDS encoding SAM hydrolase/SAM-dependent halogenase family protein → MNSNRILTLTSDFGFSDVYVGVMKGAIAQVNPSLTVIDITHEIPPQHLAAARFCLMDAYRYFPHGTVHVAVVDPGVGSNRRAIAIEFEHGFLVGPDNGIFSGILSQSPAIAAVELTHSQYWRTPQLSKTFHGRDIFAPVGAHLASGVPLRELGKAIDLATLLQLDLPQLIYTSTEIIGCIQYIDRFGNLVTNIPGSDVENQTWTVRLGERIVPGCQTYSNVSPREALALIGSHGWVEIAINCGNAQLQLQQHWGDRVEVVISER
- the pirA gene encoding arginine synthesis PII-interacting regulator PirA, with amino-acid sequence MSRNKQQAVKQAAEAHRQNIQKSLQHRLDVARASGDENLIRQLEAEMRYFN
- a CDS encoding DUF1361 domain-containing protein yields the protein MQADLLAVMTDVWHVLTKNNRWMSWNLFLAFVPLTLSAWLFLRGSQKRRWLFCLLFIDLLTFLPSVRHVFTNVLHFSTSIVTSELIWFVPLVCIPLYLLFISSGREHWQTFNWSILFLVFYAFLPNAPYVLTDIIHLYRDIRDIHSVWLITLVLIPVYVLFMGAGFEAYVLSLINLGSYLQRIGKSTWILGAELITHALCAVGVYLGRFLRFNSWDFITQPDILLTAVVEDLFGKRPVVIMIVTFAVITGLYWLMKQVTLRIMGRNRLEAISTGEKDKVDLL
- a CDS encoding DUF1517 domain-containing protein codes for the protein MSSWRDRINRMSGRTRFVGCRIFLHLAGQEVAPLLGILNRQAREAIDADGDIEVVGEGLAEICQSLLQYDEYWLSGANEGDVFWDEGAASDYFNELFTDSAQRYLSEPDLSSPATTDESFSLPVTRNLVVMLSVVYDGEVPELETNLADINAMKAGLKALINLHYQKRLWAIQVQFSPAQFGEELTNDQLLLHFPELVPL
- a CDS encoding prephenate/arogenate dehydrogenase, with the translated sequence MNIGIIGLGLIGGSLGLDWRSQGHKVFGVSRRESTCAQAIACGAVDTASADLTSLKTAEVIFICTPLAAIRPTVEQLIPHIDPATVLTDVGSVKAPIVDAIAPLWQNFVGGHPMAGKTESGIEVAQTGLFIGKPYAIAAIDTTPPKAVQVVEQLARSLQATIYHCHPADHDRAVSWISHLPVMVSASLIAVCASEPNPAVLELAQQLASSGFRDTSRVGGGNPELGVMMARYNRPELLRSLQQYRDRLDEIAQLIVREDWQALEQQLNSTQLDRTKFLRE
- a CDS encoding YdcF family protein, encoding MLDPALCARPLSQWLVLKSTLSHWLMTPVLVVIPLTAFILLIKFFPTWRWKRYMLVMGSLSLVAYFLASFPATVAIASKGLIAFLPEDPGRKADAIVILGRGAYMRKSRVEVATELWKSKRAPLIFASGAGDGADIVKMLKTEGVPKSVLKAESCSQTTEENALFTAAMLQPLGVKRIVLITDSPHMMRSLLTFRSLGFTVFPRPTPLPANLPPTRRAMMIFYEYMGLFNYGIKGYWQPQNAQIEQNPYIAQQQAANG